ATCAAACGAAACCCGAAGGAGGTGCCATACATCGGGGACATTCTGGAGCCAGCCAATCCTCCGGACGAGACGACTGTCCCTATTTCGCCGCGAGTCCGCCCACGAGGCGATCCCTTTCCGACAATCGATCCCGCAACAGATCCGCGCACACAACCCGAGATCGATCCAGTAACGAACCCGGACACGGCACGCGATCCGAACAAGAAACCCGATCCAGAGATCGACCGCGAACGGGCTGTTGAAGGTGTACAAGACGTTAACGTCGTCAACAGACCGACGGTCGATATCGGCAACCGGGTGAAGGTGGACATCGAGTTGGGCAACGCTCCGGAAACGACTACGCCCCAATTGGAAGACACACCGACGGCAAAGATGATCCTCGATCCGCTCTTGAATCTGACGTCCGAACTCAAGTCCTGGTCGATGCCTTCAAGCAACGGCGCCTGCCCGAGCGCAACGCTCAACGTCTTCGACGCGTCCATTCCGTTTGATGCCCACTGCACGATTGCCGAGCGCATCGGACCACAACTGCGTCAGGCCATGCTCGCCGCGTTCGCCGTCGTCGCGATTCTGATCGTCCTCTCAGCTTGAGGTGTCTATGCCACTGTTCTCGATTCTCTCCGGTGCGCTGAACGTCGTATTGGGCTTCATGTTTCGCGCATCAGTGGTCAAGTGGGGCGCGTTCTTCGTGCTTTGGTATGTCGTCACCGAGTTCGTCTCGGTTATTAAATCCAGCGGCCTGCTGCCAGACGCCGCCAAGCTCAACGACGCGTTCTCAGGAATTCCCTCGGGTGTCTGGTACTGGCTCGATTTGTTTGCCATCGCAGAAGGAGCACCAATGATCGTTGGCGCTTTGGCGACGCGCTTCCTGATTCGGCGCTTGCCGATCATCGGTTAAACGCTATGGCAATCAACGCGTACACCGGCCTGATGGGGTCTGGCAAAAGTTATGAGGTCGTCAGCAACGTCATCGTGCCTGCCGTTCTGGCGGGTCGACGCGTGGTGACGAATATCGATGGCATTAACCCCGAGGAAATCTACGCGTACTGCAAGGACGTTGGAAAAACTAACGCGAAAAGGCTTGGAGAAGTGATCCCCGTCACAAACTCAGACTTACGCAAAGACGGATTCTTCCCTGACGAGACAAAGCCCGAAGTCGAGTCATTCGTGAAGCCCGGCGACCTCGTCGCCGTAGACGAGGCATGGGAGTTCTGGTCTTCTGAGAAGAAGATCACCCCCGAACATATGCGCTTCTTCCGTATGCACCGGCACTATGTGCATGCAGAAACTGGCGTGTCATGCGACGTCGCATTAATGATCCAGTCGATTACCGACCTTCATCGGCAGTTACGCTCCGTGATTGAACTTACGTTTGTCACGAAAAAGCTCAAAGTGCTCGGACAGAACCGTCGCTATCGAATCGAGATGTATAGCGGCGCGAAGCTCACAAAAGCGGCGCAAATCAGCATCGACATCACGACCTACAAGCCAGCCATATTTCCGCTTTATCAGTCTTACGCAGGGGGCAAAGGCAACGAGCGCGCTATCGACGCCAGGCACAACATCCTGCGAAGCCCCAAAGTGTGGATCAAAGTTGCGATTTACGCGACGTGTTCCATTGGCTCTGGTTGGTATTGTTGGCGTTACTTTCATCCGCAAACTGCTGCGGAGACTTCGGCCAATCAGGTTGCGTCGGAGAATAAACACGCCACACAGGATGACGCGCCCTACTCGACCCCATTACCGATGCCAATTCCGAGCGAGCGATGGCGCGTCGCCGGGCACTACTCTGTTGCGGGCGAACGGCACATTGTTCTGAGCGACAGCTCGGGCCGGATCCGCGTCGAGTCCCCCGCAGGATTCCGCAATCGTGGCCTCAACATTGTCGGCGAAGTCGATGGTCAACAAGTCACCGTTTGGTCTGGTCAACGGCCCGCGTCTCGGTTCTTCGGAGGAGCGTCATGAGGATCATTTTTGCGGGCGCGCTTTTGATGGCCTCCACATCGGTCATCGCGGACATGCCTCGCATTGTTCACGCGCCGATCGATTACCGTGGGCCAGCGCTTCGCGATGACGGTCCCGAAATTCGGGACGACACAGAGCGCCGCCGTATGTCGGACGGGCCCAAGGAACACGGTCCCGCCTCACGATTAGCGTCTCGGGTAACGTCCGGGACGTTCGACTTCCAGTTCGTCAACGTCGCGCAACTCCTTTCCTTGCTCTACAGCGAAGCCATCAGGACGCCGTACGTCATCGCGCCGGAAGTGCTCGAAGACCAGCGGATAGTCTCCATGAGGTTCAACACGAGGCGCGGTGACCTGCGGACTTTCCTCGCGTCACTCATCGAATCGCTTGGGTTCTCCATCGAAAAGCGCGAAGGCGTCGACTTCGTGTTCAAGCGACGCGATGTTGTCCCGGTTCAGCCCCCTCGGTCCACCTACGTATACCGACCGCAATATCGCGACACAGCCTATCTCGCGAATCTCGTCAGACCGATATTCCGAGGGCAATTCACAGTCAACCGTGAGGTACCCGCGTCGCCAGAAGGAAGAATCGACGGCAACGTTCCGGAAGGATCAGCTGCGATGCTCATCGACCAGAAGGGAGACACGCTCGTCTTCCGTGGCACTCAGGAGGAAATCCGAACGCTCACACAATTGCTTCCTCGCGTTGATACGCCAGTGGGCGAGGTTGCGGTACGTGCAACCGCCTACGAGGTCACACAAAGCACTGAACATGGCTCTGCGTTTCAACTTGCGCTCGATCTGCTTTCGAAAGGCTTAGGTCTATCCGTCGAAGTTACAGGCGAAAAGCTGAGTAATGCCGTTCGAATTAAGACGGGCGACCTCGACACCGTGTTTTCTGCGCTGGCGAGAGACACCCGGTTTCATGTCATCAATAGCCCCAACTTGCGCATTCGGTCTGGGGCGCGCGGAAAGCTGACGGTGGGGCAGAAGGTTCCGATACTTAAGTCGGTGTCTTACCCTCGCGGCGGCGGCGAGCCGGTCCAGTCCGTCGAATACCACTCGTCCGGGGTGATTTTTGAACTGAGGCCGACCGTCAAAGACTGCGTAATTGATCTGCACGTCTCGCAGCAGATTAGCGACTTCGTGAAGACGACAACCGGTGTTAACAAATCTCCGACGCTGAACACCCGGGAAGTCAGCACCGAAATCAGCCTCCAGGACGGCGACGTCATCCTGATCGGCGGCCTTACGACCAACAAGGCGTCAGACAACAACACGGGGCTGTCCTTCCTGCCGCGATTTCTGGACAGCTATTCGGATACCGCATCTGCCACTGAGATTCTCTTGGTGCTCCAGGTCGAGCGCGTGCGGGCATCTAGCGTCGGGAGTGTCGGCGCCGATATCGGAGCTAGCAGGGTTCACGGGAACGTCTGCAACGTCCGGACCGCTGACGCGCGACTCAGCGCGGCTCGCGCGACCGAGCAGCGGGTGGCACCACTGACGAACGCCGAAGCGCCGCCGTCGGCCACACCTCCCCTCATTGAAAACCGTCTTTCTTACCCCGCCGAAAAGGGGGAGCGGACCGAGGAAAGCGGGACGATTCGCGCGACCGCCGCCGCCCGCAGGGCCGAGGACGGCGGGGGCGCGCGAAGCGCGCCCTAGATTTATATCAGTAACACTTAACGGACAAGGAGGAAGTAAAGCCCGACTGAGAAGCTACAGCAACACGTTGATCCGGACGAAAAAAGGCCCCGATGCGGGGCACCGGGGCCAACACTTTCCGCGATGAAGCATGACAAAGGAGCTGCCATGCAGGAACCAATTCTAGGGAACGATGCCGCCTTCCGGCGAGAGTGGCTCATCCGAGGACGCAACTTCGGGGATGGCCAAGTCGAGGTCACAGCCACCCGATTCGACCGCTACATGGGCGCTCAGCAGCTTCATACCCTTCCGAAAGCCAAACGCGGCGAATCTGAGAATTCGGAAAACAACCAAATGGCGGCGGCGAAGCGAGCGAAGCAGCAAGTCAGATTGCGTTGTAAGGCCATCGCTGCGGATCGCATGATTACGTTGACCTACCGGGAAAACATGCAGGATAGAAGCCGGCTGAAACGGGACTTCGATGCTTTACGTCGCCGCTTGGGTAAGTTTCAGGACTTCCAGTACGTGGCGGTCTCAGAACGTCAGAAGCGAGGCGCGTGGCACCTGCACATCGCCGTAAAGGGTCGACAAAACTATCGCGTGCTTCGCTCCGTTTGGCGATCCATTGTCGGCGCAGATAACGGCAACGTCGACGTACGCAATCCGTTCCGTCAAAAGGGCCTGCGCCATAAGCTCGCTGCGTATCTCGGTAAGTACCTGACAAAAGACTTCGCTGAGCACAAGATGAACGAGAAACGCTATTGGACAAGCCGAGGAATCACGGTTCCAGAACGTCATCCTATCGATCACATACTCAGCGACGACGCCCCGAGAGCGATAGTGCTCGCCTTTGAGGCAGCACGACAAGTCGGTGCAAGCTTGGATCAATGCCAAGTCTTTTGGAATCAGGATCTAGGATGCTTTTGGTTGGCTACGCGGGAGAACGTCCATGGATGAGCCTCAACGACTCCCCCTTGAAATCGACAGCATCCGTCTCGTGGAGCATCTCGCCCAATCGGTGGCGGACCGGATAACGCCAGCGCTGCCGCTATCGATTCGACTCTGGAACGCGAAGACAATTGGCTCGTACCTCCAACGCTCCCCAGCCGTAGTACTTGAGCGGGTGGTCACACTTCCAGACTTTCCGATACCAATTCGACTTCCGTCCACTCGAGCGAAATCAAAAAGTGACGCGAACTCGCGCGTCGGTGACACCATGGGACAGCCTCTATGGAAAGCGATTGAAGACATCGCCTGGGTCGATTCGCACCGCAAGACACGAGGCGGACGCCCACGCAAACTGGACTAAGGTAAGTCGGCCGATTCTTCGCAACAACCGAGTCGGCCGCCACTGCCTGAAATTCGTCAACTGCTATACAGTAATGACTACAATCGGCCGCAACCGACCGTTAACGTGCATCGCAGATGAGATGTTCAGGCGTCGGTTTCACTTTGAAATCGGCCGTCCAGTTGTCGAAGATGGATACTTCGCCATCTGCCTTTGCCGACAGTCGCCTATCGGACACAGTTAGCGTTCCAAGCTTACTCATGTCATCACGATCTTGATTCGCCATTCGCCCATAGATTGCCGATGCTCAACGTTCGCGAATCGAAATCCCCAATTTTCTTGTCGTACGAATTCAGTTTCCTCATCAACATCCGCTACGCTCTTTGACAGCGGCAACTTTGCGGCTTCATAAATAATAAAATATGGGGCCTGACGGCAACTTCCGCTGAGAATTTCTCATTGAATTGTCGACCACATCAAAGAAAAACCAAGCTTCATGATTATTTATTAATTATCTCATCAATTCTTGTTGCTGTAGAGCGGTGATTTTCCATCATTAATCTCTAGCCATCGATGGTATCCATCCATACTGTTTCCGCCGAGATTGATTGAATACTCAACACCAAAAATTGCAAGCACAAAATAAAACTCACTACTTTCCGCTGTCCCCGTCGCGAGGATGTCACACTCCCAAATCGTTTGAACTGATTGCCCGTCCGAAGTTAGTGTCGAATTATCCTGCCCATATATGCGACGTTTGCTGTAATCCCATTTTTCCTCTGGCCTTGGTGCGCGTGCATATCTTCTAACCTCATCGAGTCCTTCATGCCCGACTATATAATCATTCCATCCGTCCGTGTTTTGCCAGCGAAATGCAAGCATCTCGAGCCCCATCTTTGCTAACCATCTTGACGTCAGCATGTCATCGGGAGCGGCTCCCGAAATGGGAATCATCATTTGGGTTCCGCCCGTGTCCAGATATTCCTCTATTTTTGAGAAATCATCTGACTTGAAAGAAAAACTAAGTTTCCCATGACGACGCGCGCTAACAATTTTATCCCCAAAAATCACCGAAGCCATGGGGATTTTTTGTCTTTTATTTTTTATCCCTTGATTAAACCTTAAATATAAAAACTCATTCGATTTTAGTATGGGTTGCTCGAGATGCGTGGCAAAATAATTATTACATCGATCACAGACCGTACCTTTTGGTAACATTAGTGTCGAATTTCCCAATGATTCGGGGATTATATGCTCAATAGCCACACTCGACGACGAATCTTTTTTGCAGAAAATACATCGCATTTTTATATTTAATAAATAAAAATATAGTAACCGAATGATTTCAGCCAAGTTGGTCAGATGTCAGGCGGCCTATTTTCTCATGATATTCCAGGGGAAGATTTTCCGAATAGCGACCACCTCCCGTGCGGTCGAGTGCTGTCCTCGCGCCTCCAAAAATTGCTATCTTCACAACATCAGGCGGTCTAACAACCACAGAACAACCCTTAGCCTTCCATTACCGGCGATTGTCCAAACGCCCGCAATGGGGGCAATTACGGAAGTTGAGCGTAGCATCACGTGCGATTGATCGTCGACCAGTTGAAACCACAGCCAGGAGCGGTCTATCGTGATTTTCTGTTTATCGGTTGAGCATTAGGCATAGCCGAACAATTGAGTGGTCCATCAGCGATGTCGCAGCATCCATAGGTCGCATTGCCACGTGGATATCCCATCTATTCGATCCATGAATGCATGGTCTCCCCCCTCCGAACATTTGACGAAATTGAGACTGGCGGACGGATGCAGCGCCGATATATCTTTTACTATTAACCTAGGCGTCCCGCGATATCCGTTGCCGTCGCGTTGTAGTAAGTCATGAGTTCAGAGATGTTTCTATGGCCGGTCATTCTGGCTAAGTCCAGCGGCTGCAATTTCTTCGCCAGACGCGTGATAGCTTCGTGACGGGTATCGTGAAACGTGACGTCGGGGATCTGCGATCTGTCTCGTGCCTTCCGAAAAAGTGCGTCGCGGCTGGAAGTCGACAAGGCAAATAGCGGTTTGCCTTTTTCCACTGCCGGGAGCATTTTCAGCAGTTCAATTGCTCGCGAGGACAACGGTACGTTTCGTGCCGTTCCGTTCTTGGTCATCGGTAGTCGTGCGAACTTGCCCTTGAAGTTCACCGACGATGCGGTGAGCGTCAGGATTTCGCTGGAGCGCATGGCCGTCTCTATTGCAAAAAGGAATGCTACCGCTACCCGCTGCATTGGTTTTTCTACCGGCTGTCCTTCTTCGTAGCCCATGCTTGTAAGCAGCGACTCGATTTCTTCTTCGGATATCAATCGTTCGCGGCCTGGCGGATCTGGCGGGCGCTTCACTTCCGCCATCGGATTCGTCACCAGCCAGCCCCACTCTTTCCGGGCCACGAGAAACGCATGCGACATCAGCGACATTTCCCGAGAGGTCGATGCCCCCGAAACCTCCCGCATTCGCGCGTCCCGCCACGCCGCTATATGACTGGGCCGTAGATCCGCCAGTTTGATCTCCGCGAACTTTCGCCCGCCGATCTCTTTGCTACCGATTAGCGGTAAACGCAGCTTTTCCCACCTCGCGCCACGTTTCGTCGGGCTCACCTTCAGCTCGTACTCCCGGAGCACATCACCGACGGTGAGCGTCTTACTGCCAAAACCATCCGCGATAGATCGCAGCTCCGTCTCACGCTTCGCGCTCCACGCTAACGCAGCAGCCTTCGTGTCAAACGTGCGACTGTCCCGCACGCCGTTCTGCTTTACCTGCGCTCTCCAACCTTTCGAAGTCTTCGTAATCGATGCCATTTTTTGGGGCCGAGTTGGGGCCCCAATGGGGCCGACCCATCGATTTTAGGTTTGAAGAGGTGAGATTTTGCGCCCCGGACGAACAATCGGAATTCACGCAAAAAACCCCGCCAAGCCTTACAGGCAGGTCGTTTGCGAGATATTGCGGGAAGAAGTGAGACCTACAAAACCGATGCCAAAACGGAAAGTTGGTGCGAGGAAGGGGACTCGAACCCCTACACCCTTGCGGGCGTCAGGACCTAAACCTGGTGCGTCTACCAATTTCGCCATCCTCGCAGCCCGTGGGTGTCATTACCTTGTAGGGACGACATCCCGGCATCGGGTCGACGGCATGCTTGCGTCCTGTCGGACATGAAAAGGGGCGACCTGTCGCCGCCCCGCTGCACGCGTCAAAGCAGGCGCGTATTCTACATGAACCGATATTGGCCGGCAATCTCCCGCCCGCCATCCGCCATCCGCCATCCGCCTTGCTCGCCGCCCATTCGGCCCGCAATGCTAGAATTCGCACCAACTCATGGCATCTGCCCCGCTGCGCGCTCGCGCACCGGCATCCGGGCACCTGACCAAACCGATACCCCATTCGCATGCAACCCCACGAGACCGCCGACAGCAATTCCGGCTCCCCCGCCAACCCCGCTCAGACCAACGCCCAGGCCAAAGAATACTGCCGCCAGAAGGCCGGCCCGCCCGGCTCCGCGCTCTACTACGCCCTGCTCCAATTGCCACCGTCCAAGCGCGACGACGCCTATGCCGTTCACGCATTCTCGCAGGAAATCGCCGATATTCACGCCGCCGTGCACGATCCCGGCGTCGCCCACGCCAAGCTCGACTGGTGGCGCCAGGAACTCGCGCGACTCTTCTCCGGAAATCCCGCCCACCCGGTGACCCGAGCCCTCTCCCCCGTCATCAAGCGCACCGGCCTGTCGCGCGACGCCTTCGAGGCCGTCCTGCACGGCGCCGAAATGGACCTCGCGCAAATGCGCTATCTCGACTTCGCCGGACTCAGCCATTATTGCGACGCCGCCGGCGGTGCCCCCGCCGAACTCGCCTCGCACGTCTACGGCTTCGACGACCCGCAAACGCCCGCCCTCGCCCGCGCCCTCGGCCACGCCATCACACTCGGCCGGCGTCTCACGGACGCCGGTGTGGACGCTCGCGCCGGCTACGTCTATCTGCCCATCGACGAACTTCAGCGCTTCGGCGTCACCGCCGCCGATATCCAGAACGGCAGGTACTCGCCCGCATTCGTCGAATTGATGAAGTTCCAACACGCTCGCGCACGCCAAACCATTACCGACGCGGCCGCAGCCATTCCGAAAATGGACCGGCGCAAGCAACGCCCCCTGCTCGCCCTCGCCGCCCTGCAACTCGCATTGATGGACGAAGTCGCCGCCAGCGACTACCAGGTGCTGCACCAGCGCATCGACCTCACGCCACTGCGCAAATTCTGGAAAGCCTGGCGAGCACGGTAATTCGCTCGGACCGACCCGGACGTCACGCCCGCAATACGTCCAACGGCTTGAACACGCCGCCGAGCACCGGCTGCGCATTCAAACCCCACCAGCGTTGCAGCACCGTGGCATAGACGTCTCGAAAGTCCACCGCGAACGGCAGGTTGCCGTTACCGTCCAGACGATCCAGTCTCGGCACATCACCATACAAGCCACCACGCACGCGGCCGCCCGCGATGAAATGCGGCGCGACCGTCCCGTGATCGGTCCCGTTGCTCTGATTCTCGCGAGGCCGCCGCCCGAACTCGGCATACGTTACGATCATCGTCGACTGCCAGCGGTTCAACTCGATAAGCCCCGCACGCAACGCCATCATCCCCTGCGAGAACTGACGCAACAGACTCGCCTGTTGTCCCGGCTGATTCTGATGCGTGTCGAACCCGTTCAAGGTCAGACGCAAGACAGCGACACCACGCCCCGGCAACGGCGCGCCCGCCGGCGAATCCGCCGCCGCCACCACCTGCAACGCCGTCTTCACCACATTGCCGAATGCCCCAGGCGATATCGGCGTGTGCAGCACGTACTGCCCCTGGCGCGGACGCAAACCGTCCGCCGCCTTCACGATGTCGTTCTCCACGCGCAGCACATGGGCCAACGCGGGATTGCCCACCCGCGACGCATTCGCCGACGCCAGATTCGCGTCGCGCAAAAACTGCGCAGGATTCGTCAACGTCACGGCACGCGCACCGCCGCTCAACGGCCCCAACTCCGCGCTGCCGACAATCACACCATCCGCGTCGAAACCCACCGGCACCGGCTGCTCTGCGAACGCCCGCGACAACCACCCATCTCGCAAATACTCGTCCGATCGCGACGCTGTATTCCATATCTCGATGGAACGGAAGTGCGACAGGTTCGGTTGCGGATAACCCACGCCCTGCACGATCGCCAACTCCTTTGCATCCCACATCGGCAACAACGCGCGCATCTCCGGATGCAAACCGCAGCGCTCGTCGAGTTGCACCACCTGCTCGCGCTTGATGCCGATATTCGGACGCAAGCTCGCATACATCGGATC
This is a stretch of genomic DNA from Pandoraea faecigallinarum. It encodes these proteins:
- a CDS encoding DUF1501 domain-containing protein, with protein sequence MRRRDFLTFAGGLGATWLTPAPVLAAARDLSGMSPGTVGNYDNLLILVELKGGNDGLNTVVPYADPMYASLRPNIGIKREQVVQLDERCGLHPEMRALLPMWDAKELAIVQGVGYPQPNLSHFRSIEIWNTASRSDEYLRDGWLSRAFAEQPVPVGFDADGVIVGSAELGPLSGGARAVTLTNPAQFLRDANLASANASRVGNPALAHVLRVENDIVKAADGLRPRQGQYVLHTPISPGAFGNVVKTALQVVAAADSPAGAPLPGRGVAVLRLTLNGFDTHQNQPGQQASLLRQFSQGMMALRAGLIELNRWQSTMIVTYAEFGRRPRENQSNGTDHGTVAPHFIAGGRVRGGLYGDVPRLDRLDGNGNLPFAVDFRDVYATVLQRWWGLNAQPVLGGVFKPLDVLRA
- a CDS encoding type II secretion system protein GspD; protein product: MRIIFAGALLMASTSVIADMPRIVHAPIDYRGPALRDDGPEIRDDTERRRMSDGPKEHGPASRLASRVTSGTFDFQFVNVAQLLSLLYSEAIRTPYVIAPEVLEDQRIVSMRFNTRRGDLRTFLASLIESLGFSIEKREGVDFVFKRRDVVPVQPPRSTYVYRPQYRDTAYLANLVRPIFRGQFTVNREVPASPEGRIDGNVPEGSAAMLIDQKGDTLVFRGTQEEIRTLTQLLPRVDTPVGEVAVRATAYEVTQSTEHGSAFQLALDLLSKGLGLSVEVTGEKLSNAVRIKTGDLDTVFSALARDTRFHVINSPNLRIRSGARGKLTVGQKVPILKSVSYPRGGGEPVQSVEYHSSGVIFELRPTVKDCVIDLHVSQQISDFVKTTTGVNKSPTLNTREVSTEISLQDGDVILIGGLTTNKASDNNTGLSFLPRFLDSYSDTASATEILLVLQVERVRASSVGSVGADIGASRVHGNVCNVRTADARLSAARATEQRVAPLTNAEAPPSATPPLIENRLSYPAEKGERTEESGTIRATAAARRAEDGGGARSAP
- a CDS encoding rolling circle replication-associated protein: MQEPILGNDAAFRREWLIRGRNFGDGQVEVTATRFDRYMGAQQLHTLPKAKRGESENSENNQMAAAKRAKQQVRLRCKAIAADRMITLTYRENMQDRSRLKRDFDALRRRLGKFQDFQYVAVSERQKRGAWHLHIAVKGRQNYRVLRSVWRSIVGADNGNVDVRNPFRQKGLRHKLAAYLGKYLTKDFAEHKMNEKRYWTSRGITVPERHPIDHILSDDAPRAIVLAFEAARQVGASLDQCQVFWNQDLGCFWLATRENVHG
- a CDS encoding tyrosine-type recombinase/integrase, producing MASITKTSKGWRAQVKQNGVRDSRTFDTKAAALAWSAKRETELRSIADGFGSKTLTVGDVLREYELKVSPTKRGARWEKLRLPLIGSKEIGGRKFAEIKLADLRPSHIAAWRDARMREVSGASTSREMSLMSHAFLVARKEWGWLVTNPMAEVKRPPDPPGRERLISEEEIESLLTSMGYEEGQPVEKPMQRVAVAFLFAIETAMRSSEILTLTASSVNFKGKFARLPMTKNGTARNVPLSSRAIELLKMLPAVEKGKPLFALSTSSRDALFRKARDRSQIPDVTFHDTRHEAITRLAKKLQPLDLARMTGHRNISELMTYYNATATDIAGRLG
- a CDS encoding DUF2523 family protein; this translates as MPLFSILSGALNVVLGFMFRASVVKWGAFFVLWYVVTEFVSVIKSSGLLPDAAKLNDAFSGIPSGVWYWLDLFAIAEGAPMIVGALATRFLIRRLPIIG
- a CDS encoding zonular occludens toxin domain-containing protein, giving the protein MAINAYTGLMGSGKSYEVVSNVIVPAVLAGRRVVTNIDGINPEEIYAYCKDVGKTNAKRLGEVIPVTNSDLRKDGFFPDETKPEVESFVKPGDLVAVDEAWEFWSSEKKITPEHMRFFRMHRHYVHAETGVSCDVALMIQSITDLHRQLRSVIELTFVTKKLKVLGQNRRYRIEMYSGAKLTKAAQISIDITTYKPAIFPLYQSYAGGKGNERAIDARHNILRSPKVWIKVAIYATCSIGSGWYCWRYFHPQTAAETSANQVASENKHATQDDAPYSTPLPMPIPSERWRVAGHYSVAGERHIVLSDSSGRIRVESPAGFRNRGLNIVGEVDGQQVTVWSGQRPASRFFGGAS
- the hpnD gene encoding presqualene diphosphate synthase HpnD, which encodes MQPHETADSNSGSPANPAQTNAQAKEYCRQKAGPPGSALYYALLQLPPSKRDDAYAVHAFSQEIADIHAAVHDPGVAHAKLDWWRQELARLFSGNPAHPVTRALSPVIKRTGLSRDAFEAVLHGAEMDLAQMRYLDFAGLSHYCDAAGGAPAELASHVYGFDDPQTPALARALGHAITLGRRLTDAGVDARAGYVYLPIDELQRFGVTAADIQNGRYSPAFVELMKFQHARARQTITDAAAAIPKMDRRKQRPLLALAALQLALMDEVAASDYQVLHQRIDLTPLRKFWKAWRAR